One Glycine max cultivar Williams 82 chromosome 3, Glycine_max_v4.0, whole genome shotgun sequence DNA window includes the following coding sequences:
- the LOC100796888 gene encoding auxin-responsive protein IAA16 produces the protein MEAERDKYKMINFEETELRLGLPLSGNETLKTTCSTGKRVFSDTAVDLKLNLSSTSNSASSDLTKEKNITAAAPPANDPAKPPAKAQVVGWPPVRSFRKNIVQRSNNNEGEKAATSSSNNVNTGAAFVKVSMDGAPYLRKVDLKLYKSYQELLDALAKMFSSFTIDKCGSQGMKDFMNESKLIDLLNGSDYVPTYEDKDADWMLVGDVPWEMFVESCKRLRIMKGSEAIGLAPRAVEKCKNRS, from the exons ATGGAGGCAGAGCGAGACAAGTACAAGATGATCAACTTTGAAGAAACCGAGTTACGACTCGGCCTCCCACTCAGTGGAAACGAGACGCTCAAAACCACTTGCAGCACTGGGAAGAGGGTTTTTTCGGATACTGCCGTGGATTTGAAGCTTAACCTTTCCTCAACCTCAAACAGTGCTTCTTCTGACCTGACTAAAGAGAAGAACATCACTGCTGCTGCACCTCCTGCTAACGACCCAGCAAAGCCACCTGcaaa GGCACAAGTGGTGGGGTGGCCACCAGTGAGGTCTTTCAGAAAGAACATTGTTCAAAGGAGTAACAACAATGAGGGCGAAAAAGCCGCCACAAGTAGTAGCAACAATGTGAACACGGGAGCAGCTTTCGTGAAGGTGAGCATGGATGGTGCTCCTTATTTACGCAAGGTGGATTTGAAGTTGTACAAGAGCTACCAAGAGTTGTTGGATGCGCTGGCTAAAATGTTCAGTTCATTCACCATTGACAAGTGTGGATCCCAAGGCATGAAAGACTTCATGAACGAGAGCAAATTGATTGATCTTCTCAACGGCTCTGATTACGTACCAACCTATGAAGACAAAGATGCTGACTGGATGCTCGTTGGTGACGTACCGTGGGA AATGTTCGTGGAATCATGCAAGCGCCTGCGTATAATGAAAGGATCTGAGGCAATCGGGCTAG caCCAAGAGCAGTGGAAAAGTGCAAGAACAGAAGCTAG